A stretch of the Notamacropus eugenii isolate mMacEug1 chromosome 2, mMacEug1.pri_v2, whole genome shotgun sequence genome encodes the following:
- the KLHL32 gene encoding kelch-like protein 32 isoform X11: MMENAIPIKRKNYGVNAGGVTNTAQYQNRLMVYEPNQNQWISRSPMPQRRVYHSMAAVQRKLYVLGGNDLDYNNDRILVRHIDSYNIDTDQWTRCNFNLLTGQNESGVAVHNGRIYLVGGYSIWTNEPLACIQVLDVSREGKEEVFYGPTLPFASNGIAACFLPAPYFTCPNLQTLQVPHHRIGNV, from the exons GTGGGGTAACTAATACTGCACAATATCAGAACAGATTAATGGTGTACGAACCCAACCAG AATCAGTGGATCAGTCGAAGCCCCATGCCGCAGAGAAGGGTATACCATTCCATGGCTGCTGTCCAGAGGAAGCTCTACGTCCTGGGGGGCAATGACCTTGATTACAATAATGATCGCATCCTTGTACGACATATAGATTCTTATAACATAGACACAGACCAGTGGACACGCTGCAATTTCAACCTGTTAACTG GTCAAAATGAATCCGGAGTTGCTGTCCATAATGGAAGAATATATTTAGTCGGTGGCTATTCAATTTGGACAAATGAGCCTCTGGCATGCATCCAG GTTTTGGATGTTAGCAGAGAAGGCAAAGAAGAGGTATTCTATGGACCTACACTTCCTTTTGCTTCCAATGGAATAGCGGCTtgcttccttccagctccataTTTCACATGTCCTAACCTCCAGACCCTGCAAGTGCCTCATCACAGGATTGGCAATGTCTGA
- the KLHL32 gene encoding kelch-like protein 32 isoform X12 codes for MVYEPNQNQWISRSPMPQRRVYHSMAAVQRKLYVLGGNDLDYNNDRILVRHIDSYNIDTDQWTRCNFNLLTGQNESGVAVHNGRIYLVGGYSIWTNEPLACIQVLDVSREGKEEVFYGPTLPFASNGIAACFLPAPYFTCPNLQTLQVPHHRIGNV; via the exons ATGGTGTACGAACCCAACCAG AATCAGTGGATCAGTCGAAGCCCCATGCCGCAGAGAAGGGTATACCATTCCATGGCTGCTGTCCAGAGGAAGCTCTACGTCCTGGGGGGCAATGACCTTGATTACAATAATGATCGCATCCTTGTACGACATATAGATTCTTATAACATAGACACAGACCAGTGGACACGCTGCAATTTCAACCTGTTAACTG GTCAAAATGAATCCGGAGTTGCTGTCCATAATGGAAGAATATATTTAGTCGGTGGCTATTCAATTTGGACAAATGAGCCTCTGGCATGCATCCAG GTTTTGGATGTTAGCAGAGAAGGCAAAGAAGAGGTATTCTATGGACCTACACTTCCTTTTGCTTCCAATGGAATAGCGGCTtgcttccttccagctccataTTTCACATGTCCTAACCTCCAGACCCTGCAAGTGCCTCATCACAGGATTGGCAATGTCTGA